A genomic segment from Spinacia oleracea cultivar Varoflay chromosome 3, BTI_SOV_V1, whole genome shotgun sequence encodes:
- the LOC130469958 gene encoding uncharacterized protein produces MKNHESHPPGSTPFPEANVTSHNGKEKYHANNSGRGRGQGRGRGHGYGRGRGRGRCGSFKNSYPHQKFDNKDGNKQEKDKSENVTNVSYRCGGKGHWSRTCRTPKHLAELYQQSLKPKGKKIETNLVYEDGEGDFDCGDTTHLEVADFLTTPEGNLRIKLCLTIREGLDLRLTDVVTAYLYGTLENDIYMKVPEGFKLPEAANSSS; encoded by the exons ATGAAAAATCATGAATCACATCCACCTGGTTCTACTCCATTCCCTGAAGCGAATGTGACATCCCATAATGGGAAAGAAAAATATCATGCCAACAATAGTGGTCGAGGACGTGGTCAAGGACGTGGACGTGGACATGGATATGGTCGAGGCCGAGGCCGAGGCCGTTGTGGTTCTTTCAAGAACTCGTATCCCCACCAGAAGTTTGACAATAAAGATGGTAACAAACAAGAGAAAGATAAAAGCGAGAATGTGACCAATGTAAGTTatcgatgtggaggaaaaggtCATTGGTCTCGTACATGTCGTACACCAAAACACCTGGCTGAGCTCTATCAACAATCATTAAAGCCAAAGGGAAAGAAAATAGAAACAAATCTTGTGTACGAAGATGGCGAAGGTGACTTTGATTGTGGCGATACAACTCACCTGGAAGTTGCTGATTTCCTCACCACCCCTGAAGGGAATTTAAGAATAAAACTTTG TCTGACAATAAGAGAAGGACTTGATTTACGTTTAACGGATGTAGTCACAGCCTACTTGTATGGGACACTGGAAAATGACATTTATATGAAAGTCCCTGAAGGATTTAAACTGCCAGAAGCAGCTAATTCTAGTTCTTGA